Proteins encoded in a region of the Frondihabitans sp. 762G35 genome:
- a CDS encoding anthranilate synthase component I family protein — protein MREPATRILLDGWREPERVVLALGATGDVVWFDAGVEADGAGATPREGHPGRSLVGWGSERLTASVRDARGIAPALDRLRRETTEASGVQEPLGWWGVLGYGAAAELLQPGDGAWADALGDPRHPDLAFLRVDRALVFDHDRGTVEAVTSGTQEAWLDVVREYWTRDPVTAAEPSPLPPPRREATWADGDGAYLALVDRCREAIRAGEASVFCLTTSVSVGPVAETDLEVYRRLRRSSPAPRASFVRIGRVSLLGASPETFLTVDGDGIVTSAPIKGTRPRGADPASDERLREGLRTSEKERAENLMIVDLMRNDLSRISVAGSVGVSELFAVRGYEHVHQLVSTVTSRLRPGASGVDAVVATFPPGSMTGAPKHRAVRLLSDWEAGARGLYSGAVGRLGFDGTVDLAVVIRSIVLDAETRRATVGVGGGITSASVPADELAEVRTKARALLAVLGVGDPGSSSPSPGSR, from the coding sequence ATGCGTGAGCCCGCCACCCGGATCCTGCTCGACGGCTGGAGAGAGCCCGAGCGCGTCGTCCTGGCGCTCGGAGCGACGGGCGACGTCGTCTGGTTCGACGCGGGCGTGGAGGCCGACGGCGCCGGGGCGACGCCGCGGGAGGGGCATCCCGGGCGGTCCCTCGTCGGGTGGGGCTCCGAGAGACTCACGGCGTCGGTGCGCGACGCCCGGGGGATCGCCCCCGCCCTCGACCGGCTGCGACGCGAGACGACCGAGGCATCGGGAGTGCAGGAGCCGCTGGGCTGGTGGGGCGTCCTCGGGTACGGAGCCGCCGCCGAACTGCTCCAGCCGGGCGACGGAGCCTGGGCCGATGCGCTCGGCGACCCCCGCCACCCCGACCTGGCGTTCCTCCGCGTCGACCGCGCCCTCGTCTTCGACCACGACCGCGGAACGGTCGAGGCCGTCACCTCGGGGACGCAGGAGGCGTGGCTCGACGTCGTCCGCGAGTACTGGACGCGCGACCCGGTCACGGCCGCCGAACCGTCCCCGCTCCCGCCGCCGCGGCGGGAAGCCACCTGGGCGGACGGCGACGGGGCCTACCTGGCCCTGGTCGACCGCTGCCGCGAGGCGATCCGCGCCGGGGAGGCCTCCGTCTTCTGCCTCACGACGTCGGTGTCCGTCGGCCCCGTCGCGGAGACGGACCTCGAGGTCTACCGGCGCCTCCGGCGGTCGTCGCCGGCGCCGCGGGCGTCGTTCGTCCGGATCGGCAGGGTCTCGCTCCTCGGCGCGTCCCCGGAGACGTTCCTGACGGTCGACGGCGACGGGATCGTCACCAGCGCGCCGATCAAGGGGACGAGGCCGCGGGGCGCGGATCCTGCGAGCGACGAGCGCCTCCGCGAAGGGCTCCGCACCAGCGAGAAGGAGCGCGCCGAGAACCTCATGATCGTCGACCTCATGCGGAACGACCTCAGCAGGATCTCGGTGGCCGGCTCCGTCGGCGTGTCCGAGCTGTTCGCCGTGCGCGGCTACGAGCACGTGCACCAGCTCGTCAGCACGGTCACCAGCCGGCTGCGCCCCGGCGCGTCCGGGGTCGACGCGGTCGTGGCGACGTTCCCGCCGGGCTCGATGACGGGCGCTCCCAAGCACCGCGCCGTCAGGCTGCTGTCCGACTGGGAGGCGGGCGCGCGGGGCCTCTACTCGGGAGCTGTGGGGAGGCTCGGCTTCGACGGGACGGTCGACCTCGCGGTCGTCATCCGTTCCATCGTGCTGGACGCCGAGACGCGGCGCGCCACCGTGGGCGTCGGCGGCGGCATCACGAGCGCGTCGGTGCCGGCCGACGAACTGGCCGAGGTGCGGACCAAGGCGCGAGCGCTGCTCGCCGTGCTGG
- a CDS encoding aminotransferase class IV: MSAARNWVWSDGSLARVDAAEEGVAPAERVLVSDSWVADGGRTLALDVHRDRFLASVEAADPGLVGEATAFWEAAVAVVPAAGSWWPRFDLVDAAAARAPFFRAAVRPAPERRLAARLVTASHDPRRSPLTKGPDLEALLALRAEAHERGADEAVILSPEGLVVEGNYASIVWWSGDALCVVADELPRLPGVTERSLVTLATALGVEVRREVVAPEDLDGVEVWILNALHGARIATAWEGGPALAEEPGRLRTWRSRLARLARPLPEAATR, from the coding sequence ATGAGTGCGGCGAGGAATTGGGTCTGGTCCGATGGTTCGCTCGCGCGTGTCGACGCGGCGGAGGAGGGTGTCGCTCCGGCGGAACGCGTCCTCGTCAGCGATTCCTGGGTCGCCGACGGCGGTCGGACGCTGGCTCTCGACGTGCACCGCGACCGCTTCCTCGCGTCGGTCGAGGCAGCCGATCCGGGCCTCGTCGGGGAGGCGACCGCTTTCTGGGAGGCCGCCGTCGCGGTGGTCCCGGCCGCAGGATCCTGGTGGCCCCGCTTCGACCTCGTCGACGCCGCCGCAGCGCGCGCGCCCTTCTTCCGCGCCGCCGTGCGGCCCGCCCCCGAGCGACGCCTCGCCGCGCGCCTCGTCACGGCCTCGCACGATCCGCGGCGGTCGCCCCTGACCAAGGGCCCGGACCTCGAGGCCCTCCTGGCGCTGCGGGCCGAGGCGCACGAGCGAGGGGCGGACGAGGCGGTGATCCTCTCCCCCGAGGGTCTCGTCGTCGAGGGGAACTACGCGTCGATCGTCTGGTGGAGCGGCGACGCCCTGTGCGTCGTGGCCGACGAGCTGCCCCGCCTGCCCGGCGTCACGGAGCGCTCTCTGGTGACGCTGGCGACGGCCCTGGGTGTGGAGGTCCGCCGCGAGGTCGTCGCGCCCGAGGACCTCGACGGCGTGGAGGTCTGGATCCTCAACGCGCTCCACGGAGCGCGTATCGCGACGGCGTGGGAGGGCGGGCCCGCTCTCGCCGAGGAGCCGGGACGACTGCGCACGTGGCGCTCGCGGCTCGCACGGCTGGCGCGGCCTCTCCCCGAGGCTGCGACGCGCTGA